In the genome of Arthrobacter alpinus, the window TGCCTTGGCCGGTTTCATGATGACCACGCGCTGGCGCAGCTAAGCCTCAGGGCTCACTTATCTTTTTTGCCTGAATTTTTCGGCTTCACCGAGGCGCTCTCAACGTAGCGGCCTTCGGCACCCCGAGCGGCGTGGCCCGGCACATCACCGGCCGTCCCATAGTCGGCTTCAACAAAAGTGCCGCTCTCGGCGTCCGTGAGGGGATCCTCGGTGCCGGCTGGGCCATAGTCACCTTCGATGTAGCGGCCCACCGGGTCACCGGGCTTACGACTGTCTTGAGTTCCGGCGCTCCCGTACTTCCCCTGCACATAACGTCCCCGGGCAGCATTTTCCTGCTGGGTATTCTCTGGGTTGGATTCATCCTTGTTGGACATTGCGCCGCCCTGCTCTCCATTTCAGCAAAATCGTCCGCCAATTTGGCCGACGAAGGTCCCCGTGTTTTCAGTCTAGCCACCCCTCGGTTTCGCGGACAGGGCAAGGTTGTTTCGATACCGACGGTGTTGGTGCCAAGAATGACCACACATGGGCTTCCTCCTAAAAGTGAGGCCGCTAACAGGTTCCGTGCATCATCAGGACAGCGAGGTCTTTGTGGGCACGACTCGCGTGGTGACTACCGATTTTTTGGCGTGCACGACCCTACCTGTGTTCATTCCGGCAGCTCACTACTTATGAGTGGTTAACCCTGACGCCGTCTTTTTCACCTTCGTAGTTCATGAGCCCCGACAATTGTTCACGAGACTGAATGTCCAGTTTGATGAAGGTCCTGTAGAGGTGGCCTTCAATGGTTCGTAACGAGACATTGAGCCTGCCCGCGATAGCATTGTTTGTCTCGCCTTGCGCCACCAAGAGGGCTATTTGGTGCTCTCGCCGGGTCATCTTTGGCTGGTCCATGGTTTGGAACACCGGTGACACCAGCCCGGGCATCTGTTCCCGCATGGCAACTACCTTGCTGGCAGTCTTGCGGCTCTTGTGAACTTTGCCGCTGTCATGAAATTTCTTCAGCGCATGTGTTGCCAGTTCAACAGCAATCAGTTCAAAGCCGAAGTCCATGGCCGTGGCGCTTGCCTGATCTAGGGTCGCAGGATCTTGGGAGCGCAGGGCCATTGACCAGTGGACAAAAAATTCCTTGCTGCCCGATTCCAGTTTTGCCGCTACCTCGGCAAGTCTGTCGATCGAGGTGGGATCTCCAATGCGCACCATAAGAGTAAGGACTGTCAGCTCAATTCCAAGATAGCCGTGGGACTGACATTCTCTCTGCAGACTTCTTAGCCGGGACATACCCAGATCCGTCTGACCCGTCATGAATTGAGCCGCGGCTGCGTAGGCGGCGCTTTCCAAGGCATAGAGCTTTCCGCTACGGCGTCCCAGAGATGCCATCTGTGCCAGGCAATCTTGCGAGCCTTTCAGGTCCCCGCGCATCACCTTGCAATAGGCCATGAGTCCCAGGCCGGTGGACAGCACAGACCATGGGTCGTAGTCGTTGAGTGCGCCCACAGCGGCTTCTAGGGAAATCAAGGCCTCTTCAATATGACCGCGCCGGCACTGCATCATGGCCGCGGCTAAATCACGCATGCCGCCGGCATAGAGCATCATGTCAGGATTAGTGAACGTTGCCGGGTCCAAAGCAACCCGCACGTGTTCCCATGCACCGTCATAAATGAATGCCGCAACCGCGCGAGTGTAGGCCAAAATGGCAATGTCCGGCCGAGGGAAGCCTTCCGGGCTCTCCAGATCGCCGATTACTTCCATCGCCAGCTTAACAGCGCCGCTCATTTGCCCCCTCGACCTGAGAATCTCACAGTTCAGTGATTTCAGCAGAACCCTGTCGCAGACATTTTGAGTTAGCGGATGTTCTAAGAGTGCTTCGATCCGTTCAGAGGCATGGTTGATGTCCCCCAAGGAGACTTCCTTGATGGCATGAATCATGAGCACATCGATGTCAGACCGGGTGGAGTTCTGGTTCAGGCCGACACTTCCGAAGCGGCGCACATAGCTGGCATAGACATCCTTAAATTGAGCTTGGTAATCCTGTTCAGAAATGTGGCTCAGGTTGAAGGCACGAAGGGCACTGGCTGCTACCTCGGGGGAGGCCGCGAGTTCAAGGGCCTGCCGGGCTGTCATCCTTGCATCATCCGGAGCATTTTGATTCAGCTGGGCGATGGAATGTTCGGCTAGCAACGCTGCGGCGTTCTCGTTACTAACTCGGGTCCCGCTAAATTGCAGCGCTTCTGTGGGGCGCATGAGCTGATTGGCCCAGACCGCAGCTTTCAAAATCCGTTCGTCGTCAACAGGCAAACCGCAGTCAAGGGACCATCGCGTGAAGTTGATCAACACTTCAGGATTTGAGGCGTCATCCACGGGCATGAGTTGTGAAACTTCACCGAGATATCCGCGGCTACGGCCTACGGGGATCATTCCCCGAATAGCCGGTGCCGTGACTTGGCGAGCTAGGCGCATGGTGAGAACCGTGCCAGGGACAATCTCCACCAAATCGCGTTGTTGTATGTCATCGATAGTTTCTGCCCCTGTCAGATCAAGCAAGACATCCAGGGGCACTGATCCTGCCAGCGCAAGGATTTCAAGAATCCGCCGGGTCTCCGCGGGCACGCGGTCGAGATCCATCTGCAGAAACTCCCACGTTTCAGCGCCCAATCTGTCTTTTGGATGGTCCAGGATCCACACGTTATTTACTTGTCGCAGGGAGCCTTCCTCCTGGGCTCCGGCTACCAACCCGTGGAGCACAAGCGGATTGCCGGAAGAACGGCTGGCCAGATAGTCGGCCGTGCCTACCGCCACTTTTCCGCCGAGGAGACTTTCCAGAAAGGATTGCACGTCACCAGGCTGCATGGGAGCTAGCTCAAAACGCGTCAGGTGACCATCGCGCCAGAGC includes:
- a CDS encoding LuxR C-terminal-related transcriptional regulator, yielding MARRANVGDIVNELTSSSTRGVLIVGSRGAGKTWMLGQVLAALGADTVTIRLTASKALAAIPFGAVNARVGSKLVRSSEYYEVLNGLLDQITAARANSNCVVLMVDNAEYLDSQSAAIILQTVMSSDAKLILVDQPGSQHSYLRELWRDGHLTRFELAPMQPGDVQSFLESLLGGKVAVGTADYLASRSSGNPLVLHGLVAGAQEEGSLRQVNNVWILDHPKDRLGAETWEFLQMDLDRVPAETRRILEILALAGSVPLDVLLDLTGAETIDDIQQRDLVEIVPGTVLTMRLARQVTAPAIRGMIPVGRSRGYLGEVSQLMPVDDASNPEVLINFTRWSLDCGLPVDDERILKAAVWANQLMRPTEALQFSGTRVSNENAAALLAEHSIAQLNQNAPDDARMTARQALELAASPEVAASALRAFNLSHISEQDYQAQFKDVYASYVRRFGSVGLNQNSTRSDIDVLMIHAIKEVSLGDINHASERIEALLEHPLTQNVCDRVLLKSLNCEILRSRGQMSGAVKLAMEVIGDLESPEGFPRPDIAILAYTRAVAAFIYDGAWEHVRVALDPATFTNPDMMLYAGGMRDLAAAMMQCRRGHIEEALISLEAAVGALNDYDPWSVLSTGLGLMAYCKVMRGDLKGSQDCLAQMASLGRRSGKLYALESAAYAAAAQFMTGQTDLGMSRLRSLQRECQSHGYLGIELTVLTLMVRIGDPTSIDRLAEVAAKLESGSKEFFVHWSMALRSQDPATLDQASATAMDFGFELIAVELATHALKKFHDSGKVHKSRKTASKVVAMREQMPGLVSPVFQTMDQPKMTRREHQIALLVAQGETNNAIAGRLNVSLRTIEGHLYRTFIKLDIQSREQLSGLMNYEGEKDGVRVNHS